GTGCTGGGGTGAAAAACGACTTATAAAAAAGGAAATAAAACCCAAGACCGAAGAACAAAAAATTTTTTGGGAGCTGTTTTCCTACATCTGGATTTTGATTCAAGCGATGCTCATCACCAAGACTGCTGTTTTTTATTTGGGAATTAAAGCCGCTGAAGAAGGAACCAGCGAAGGTCAGATCTATGTGACTTTAGCACTGATATTTTCAGTGGTATCACTAAGTTGGTTCGGCTATCGAAAATACCGGAAAAATCACAAGGACTAAAGAATGCAATTGGTGTTGTGGCTAGTGGTGGGTTTGGTATTAGGTCCCTCGCTGCTTGGTATAACCATGCCTGCCTTCTTTAAGCCCTTATCATCCTTAGCCGGTGCATTGTTCTTAGCATTGGCTGGTTGGGAACTGCGGTTTCTAGATTTCAAGAACAACAAAAACTTCTATGCAAAGGTTTTCGTTGGCACTTTTATTTTTCCTTTCTTTTTTTCTTATTTTTGTTTTCAGCAAAATTATTTCATTGGCCTTGCTTTAGCGATTTCGGCCCTACCTATAACGATTCAAATTCTTAAAGAAAAAGATCTGTATGAAACTGACCTTGCAAGAAAAACCGTCACACTAGCAAGCCTCGTTGATATTTGTGCCTGGGCCGGGATGGCTTTTTTAATCCCCGCAAGCGACCTTCGTTCTTGGATATTATCTCACTGGGTGGTTTTGGCATTTTTCGCCGGGATCATCCTAGGGCATTTCTTTAATCGCGCAAAAAATATGCGAGCAATCTCATTGCAGAAATGGCTTCTCGCACCCTTGTTTTTTGCGGCCTTAGGATGGCAAATAGATCTTAAATCTTCATTTTCCTTTAAAGAATTTGCGAGTCTATTTTTGGTAGCCATTTTTGTAAAATTAGTTGGAACTTATGTCACTGCAAGATGGAGCGGTGAAAGCCACCGAGAGGCCCTTAACTTAGCATCTCTTTTAAATGCCCGCGGAGCCATGGAAATTATTGCTGCAAACTTTGCCTATAATGCAGGTTTAATCAACGCTACCACTCTTTCAAGTTTGGTTT
This is a stretch of genomic DNA from Bdellovibrio reynosensis. It encodes these proteins:
- a CDS encoding cation:proton antiporter, which produces MQLVLWLVVGLVLGPSLLGITMPAFFKPLSSLAGALFLALAGWELRFLDFKNNKNFYAKVFVGTFIFPFFFSYFCFQQNYFIGLALAISALPITIQILKEKDLYETDLARKTVTLASLVDICAWAGMAFLIPASDLRSWILSHWVVLAFFAGIILGHFFNRAKNMRAISLQKWLLAPLFFAALGWQIDLKSSFSFKEFASLFLVAIFVKLVGTYVTARWSGESHREALNLASLLNARGAMEIIAANFAYNAGLINATTLSSLVLIGITTSFIAVILVKKT